In a genomic window of Nitrospirota bacterium:
- a CDS encoding formylglycine-generating enzyme family protein, with translation MVLVPAGEFTMGSLGGDPDEQPVRKVYLDPFWMDKDQMSVGKYGVFLDATAREAPADWHIMNKPVNQRRPVVNVDWADADAYCRWAGKRLPTEAEWEKAARGTDGRTYPWGNQLPTNFHANMKKEVWNNHVVLTPVGIYEAGKSPYGVYDMAGNVWEWVSDWYSKDYYKTGPARNPTGPPKGDYKVVRGGSWGSSPKDLRSADRESRLPSFGGLGTGFRCAKTP, from the coding sequence ATGGTGCTGGTGCCAGCGGGAGAGTTTACGATGGGGAGTTTGGGGGGAGACCCGGACGAACAGCCGGTGCGCAAGGTCTATCTGGATCCCTTTTGGATGGATAAGGACCAGATGTCAGTAGGGAAATATGGGGTGTTCTTGGATGCGACAGCCCGTGAAGCACCGGCTGACTGGCATATCATGAACAAACCCGTGAACCAAAGGCGTCCGGTCGTCAATGTGGATTGGGCGGATGCAGATGCCTATTGCAGATGGGCAGGCAAGCGCCTACCGACAGAGGCCGAGTGGGAGAAGGCGGCGCGAGGGACGGATGGCCGGACCTATCCCTGGGGGAATCAACTCCCGACGAATTTTCACGCGAATATGAAGAAAGAAGTATGGAACAACCACGTGGTGTTAACGCCGGTGGGGATTTATGAAGCTGGCAAGAGTCCCTATGGTGTGTACGACATGGCCGGGAATGTCTGGGAGTGGGTCAGCGACTGGTATAGCAAGGACTATTACAAGACCGGTCCAGCGAGGAACCCGACAGGACCGCCAAAAGGCGACTACAAAGTGGTCCGTGGCGGCTCCTGGGGCAGCAGTCCGAAAGACCTGCGTAGTGCGGATCGGGAAAGCCGTTTGCCGTCGTTCGGAGGCCTCGGCACAGGGTTCCGCTGCGCCAAGACTCCGTAA